A window of Bacteroidota bacterium genomic DNA:
AAGCGGCTATCTCCCTTATGCAGCTTGCCAAGACCAGCGCCAAGCTCGCTCAATTGGCCGAGGCGGGTCTCCCCTACATTTCGATTTTGACCGACCCGACGACGGGCGGTGTGACAGCGAGCTTCGCGATGCTCGGTGATGTGAACATCGCGGAGCCGAAGGCACTGATCGCCTTTGCCGGTCCGCGCGTCGTCGAGCAAACAATTCGGAAGAAGCTCCCGCCGGGTTTCCAGCGCTCGGAATTCGTTCAGGAGCATGGATTTATCGATGTCATCTCACATCGAAAAGAGCTGAAAGCAACGGTTGCGAGAGTGCTTGGGCATCTCGCGTAACTCCTCATCGCGAATCGTCCTCCCTGTTATGAGCAGCACACACAATGTTCGGATCATCGGGTTTCCCATGGATTTGGGCGCCGGCCGCAGAGGCGTCGATATGGGACCCTCAGCGCTGAGAATTGCCGGAGTCAGCGAGCGGCTTCGCGAGCTTGGCTATCAAGTCCACGATGCCGGGGATATCGAGGTACAGACCGCCGAGGTTCAGGCGATCGAGGATGTCAAGCTCCCCTATCTGCCGGAGATCGCCCGCGCCTGCACGGTCCTGGCAAAAGAAATTGAACGTGCGCTCGATGAAGGGGAATTTCCGCTCGTGCTCGGTGGGGATCACTCGATGGCCATCGGCAGTATCGCTGGACTGGCGGCGCACTGCCGGCGCAATGGCAAGCGCCTCGGGGTAATCTGGATCGATGCCCACTCGGACATCAATGTACCCGAGTCCTCCCCGAGCGGAAATATCCACGGTATGCCGGTCGCGGTTTCGTTGGGTCTTGGCGCGCCGGAGTTGACCGGCATTAGCGGGAATTATCCGAAGCTCGATGCCAAGGAATTGGTGTATATCGGCTTGCGGTCCATCGATCCCGGTGAACGTGATTTGATCCATCGGCTCGGCATCGAGGCGCATACCATGGCCGATCTCGACAAAGATGGCGTGTTCCCTCGTGTCTCCAAAGCCATTGCGATGCTTCGTGACCGCGCGGATCATATCCATGTGAGCTTCGATTTGGACTCCGTCGATCCGACCGTCGCCTCTGGCGTTGGCACGCCGGTCGCAGGCGGCCTTACCTACCGCGAGGCTCATCTCATCATGGAAGCGATTGCGGATACTGGCGTCATGGCGTCGATGGAAGTGGCGGAAGTGAATCCGATTCTGGACGTACGAAATGCAAGCGCGGAATTTGCCGTGGGGCTGATCGCCAGTAGCATGGGAAAACGCATATTATGAGGACGATCGAAACCATAGCAGAGCTTCGAAGTGCGGTAGGCCTCGCAAAACGCCAGCAGAAACAGATTGGATTTGTGCCCACGATGGGCGCGCTGCATGAAGGCCATCTTTCGCTCGTCCGGCTTTCCAAGCAGCAGACCGATCTGACGGTAGTGAGTATCTTTGTCAACCCGACTCAATTCGGTCCGAACGAGGATTTCTCCCGCTATCCTCGAACACTGGAGGCTGATTCGAGTCTCCTCGTCGGCGCGGATGTCGATCTTCTGTTTCTTCCCGATGCTTCGGAGATTTATCCAAATGGATTTTCGACCTCGATCGGAATTGGTGAATTGAGCCAGGTATTCGAGGGTGCCATCCGGCCTGGACATTTCGATGGTGTGGCCACAATTGTCGGAAGCCTCTTCAATATTGTCCAACCTGATCTCGCATTCTTCGGGCAAAAAGATGCACAACAAGTGGCGGTTATTCGCAAGCTCGTTCGGGATCTTCACTACCCGGTCAAATTAGTCATTGGACCAACACTTCGAGAACCAGACGGCCTTGCACTGAGCTCACGCAATCGCTATTTGAGTCCGCCGAACCGTAAAGAGGCAACCGCGCTATGGAAAGCACTCATGGAGGTCCTCGAATCCCTGTTGCCCGGCACGACCGTCCGCGATGCGATCTGTCGAGGAACTAGCGTTTTCGAGCAATTCGCGCCAGATGCCAAGCTGGAATATTTGGCATTGGTCGATTCCGAAACATTTCATCCGATCGACTCGTTTGAAACTTCTGACTGGCAGGGCGCGGACGATCGATCGTCCGATAATCCCCCAACCCTGATTATTGCAGCACGCCTCGGCGAAACACGACTTATTGACAACGTCAGAATCGAGTAAAGCTCCAAAGACTATGAAGCGCATCATGTTCAAATCGAAGGTCCACCGCGCGACGGTCACGCAGGCGGAGCTCTATTATGAAGGTTCGCTCACGCTCGATAGCGAGTTGATGCGTGCGGCCGATATGCTCCCGTATGAAAAAGTGACCATCGTAAATGTCAATAACGGGGAAAGATTTGAGACCTACTTGCTGGAAGGCCCGGCGCGAACAGGCGTTGTTTGTCTGAATGGACCCGCCGCACGTCGCGGAGCCGTCGGAGACGAAATTATTATCATCACGTACGGTGAATACGAAGATTCGGAATCGCTTCGCTTCCATCAACCAACGGTTGTGCAAGTAGATAAGTCCAATAATATCAAGCAGATAACGAACGGCCTTGAAGCGTTTACCATGGTCAATTAATGACCGATGCGTCTGGTTTGCCCTTTGTGATAACTCCGAATCTCGAGCCCGATCCTGAGCCTCTTGCCGTTGTTGTCATGGCCGCCGGCCAGGGCAAACGGATGCAGGATCCCTCAAAACCAAAAGTACTTTACGAAATTGCCGCCGTGCCGCTGATTGGACATGTCCTTCGGCTGTGCGCAGCACTAGAAAGTCAGATTACGGTTTGTATTGTTGGCTATGGCCGCGATCAGGTCTCGGCCTATATTACCGAGCACTTCCCCGAAGTCAAGCTCGCAGTCCAGGAAGAACAACTTGGGACTGGCCATGCGGTCATGCAGGCTGAACGCCACCTGGAAGGATTTCAGGGTGATGTCTTGGTGCTCTCCGGCGACGTACCACTTCTGACACAAAAGACAGTCCAGGACTTGCTCGCGGTTCACCGAACAAGCGTTGCTATGGCAACAGTCTTAGCGGTTACGATGAAAGACCCAGCCGGATATGGTCGAATCCTTCGGACGGAGAGTGGCAGTCTCGACCGCATTGTGGAAGAAAAAGATGCGACCGAACAAGAGCGCGAAGTTCACGAAATTAATAGTGGCATATACGTTTTCGATGCACGGACGCTCCGTGATGTCCTCCCCCGTTTAAACTGCACAAATGCCCAAGGCGAGTATTATCTCACCGATGTGTTCGAGCTGCTCCGAGCCCAATTCGGACTCGGAAGCATCGCCGTCATGGTCACGGACGATCCGATCGAAGTTAGCGGCGTGAACACCAAGAAACAACTCGAAGTGCTTGAAACAGAGTATCTTCGAAGAAGAGTTGACACTGAAGGAAGCGAATGACTATCACCACTGAAACGATCGTCCTGAAGTCTGGCCCGAATGAGATGAATGCCTATGTAGCCAGACCAGAATCCGGTCGGGCACCGGGCCTCATCGTCCTGCAGGAAGCCTTTGGCGTAAACGATCATATTCGGGACGTCTCAAAGCGCCTTGCTCAACAGGGCTATCTCGTCATTGCGCCCGAATTGTTTCATCGCACCGCACCTCCAGGCTTCACTGCTGATTACACAGATTTTTCCCTGGTTGGCCCTCATATGCTTGCGCTGACGCCAATGGCGCTCGCCGAGGACACTCTGGCCGCTTATGATTGGCTCGTGAAGGAGAGCCAATGCGATCGTGAGCGTATCGGTGCGATTGGATTCTGTCTCGGCGGACGGGCTGCCTTCATTGCGAATGCTGAGCTGCCGCTCAAGGCTGCCGTTTCGTTCTATGGTGGCGGTATTGCGCAGCAGCTCCTCGGGCGCACGACCGATCAACATGGACCGATGCTCTTCTTCTGGGGTGGCCTGGATACGCATATTACCCCGGAACTTCGCGCAGCGGTGACCGCTGCGATGACGGAGGCTGGAAAAGCCTTCATTAATGTAGAGATCTCAGACGCCAATCATGGCTTCTTTTGCGATGCTCGAGCGGCCTACAATGCGCCCGCAGCGCGACATGCCTGGGCGCTTACGTTATCGTTTCTTTCCTCTAATCTGAAGTAATCAAGTCGATACCCGCGTGGTAATCTGGTCGACGCTCGCCAGAACCCGCTCAGGTTCGATCTCTCTCATACAGCGAAAGTGCTTCTCGGGACAGTGATCGAGGCCAATTGCTGTGCATGGGCGGCAATATAATCCATCGATCTCCAAAACTACGGACTTCGGATCTCTTGGGGCGAAACCGAATTGCCTGACGGTGGGTCCAAACGGCGCAACCACAGGAGTACCGACAGCAACGGCTAAGTGCATGAGGCCGGAGTCATTCGTGATCGCTACGGCGCAAGTCGCCAGCGAACGTGCCACCTCCAGCAGGCTCAACTCACCTGCATAGGACAAACTACCTTCAGGCAATCCTGAACGTATTCCTTCAATCGACTCTCGTTCAGCCGCAGAGCCATGAAAGACGATCTGGTATCCCCACTCGATCAAGCTCGCAGCCACGGCTTGAAAATATTCTGTGGGCCATCGCTTATTCCAGTGCCTTGCACCTGGCGCAATCGCAATTCGCGTTGGGATTCTTGATACAGATACCTGCAACTGAGGACCTGTACCGTCGTCTTCAACCCCCAAGGCCTTGGCGACTTCGAAATACCTGCCAATGATATCCGGCTCGCCTTGAAGCGTATCATGCTTGAATCGAACCAGCAGCCAACGTTTCAGGGTCCGCTTCTTCACCACATATGTCTTGCGCGCGATCCCCCGCCGCAGAATTTGTGTTCGTAGAACGTTATGTATGTCCAGTACGAAATTAAAGGACTCTCGCTTCAGCAATTGCCTGAGTTTCCATAGCCCGCGCAGCCCGGTGCTCTTATCAAAAACATGCACTTGTGAGATCCCTGAAAACAAGGGAGTCAGTGATTCGTATTCTTTTGCAATAACGAAATCAATCCGGCTATCGGGATACCGCTCACGGAGTGCCCGGACGAGGGGCGTCGTAAGAACAATGTCGCCCAGCGAACTCAGTCGCAGGATTAGAATCGATGGTTGTGACACGCGGCGGAATTCGTTCGTTGAAGATCGCTGTTGCAAATCGTGGGATAGCAAATGAGATCGTCGACGATCTCATTGCCGCCCATCGTCGTCAATATTGAACACATTCCTGTTATGAATAAACCCACAACGCTAGGTGCTCTTCGCGCCTCGGGCTATGAAGTCCTCGCCGTAAAAGAGGAACTGCGCCGGAACCTGATCGATAGACTACGGCGAAGAGAGCGACTGTTCCCGGGCGTGATCGGCTACGATGATACGGTCATTCCCCAACTGGTCAACGCCATATTGGCGCGTCACGATGTGATCCTGCTCGGGCTTCGAGGTCAGGCCAAAACACGGATTGCAAGATTGTTGATCGAATTGCTCGATGAATGGGTGCCGATTGTCAAGGGAAGTGAGATCAATGACAACCCATATCAGCCGCTCTCCTACCATGCCGTCCAGTTGGTGCGAGAAATGGGCGACGAAACGCCGATCGAATGGTTGCACCGCTCAGACCGCTATGGCGAGAAATTGGCGACGCCGGACGTGACAATCGCCGACATGATCGGCGACATCGATCCACTCAAAGCAGCACATCAACGGTTGCACTACTCGCATGAAGGGGCGATTCACTTTGGGATCATTCCTCGTACTAATCGCGGCATTTTTACCATCAACGAATTGCCAGATCTTCAGCCACGCATTCAGGTCGGACTTTTCAATTTGCTCGAAGAGCGGGACATTCAGATCCGAGGATTTAATATTCGGATTCCACTCGACGTGATGATGGTCTTTACTGCCAATCCGGAGGACTATACGAATCGGGGCAATATCATTACGCCACTCAAAGATCGTATTGCATCACAAATAATGACGCACTATCCGCTCTCGATGGAGACGGCGATTGCAATCACCGAGCAAGAAGCGTGGACGGCCCGTATTGGCGAGGAAGGGATCGCCGTTCCGCGATATTTTAAGGAAATTATCGAGCAAATTGCATTTGAAGCCCGGAAATCCGAATTTATCGATCAAAAGTCTGGCGTATCTGCTCGACTTTCCACCAGTGCCATGGAGACTCTGATTTCAAATGCCGAGCGGCGCTCTATTGTCACCGGCGATTCTATTATCTTGCCGCGCATCACCGATCTGGCATTCGTTACAGCGGGCGTGACCGGCAAAGTAGAACTCGTATTTGAAGGCGAACAGGAAGGCATGGGAAAGGTCGCTCGAGCGCTTGTTGGCAAGGCTGTAAAGGAGATATTCAAGAAATATTTCCCCGATCCACTCGCACGGGATCGATCGAAGCCAAAGCAAGAACGCTACCAGCAAAGTCAGGCTATACCAAAACAGGAAAGTGAATACGAGCCAGTCTTACGCTGGTTTGCCGAAGGAAACATCATGAGCCTTACCGACACGATGAAGTTCGATGACTATTTCAAAGAGCTCTCGCGCGTCCCCAAGCTCCGGGAGTTGACGGTTCGGCATATGAAGATTCAGGAGGCGAACCGCTTTGAACTTGCGAGCGCGATGGAATTTGTGCTGGATGGGCTGCATCAGCACTCCAAGCTTGCGAAAGAAGAGGAATTCGGTCGGCCCGATGTCACCTACCGTGATATGATCGGCTCGATCTTTACACGCCCGAAATCCGACCCCGACGAAGATGATGATGAACCACTTCGATTCTAAGCAGTGCCACGACTCTTCTTTGCGATTAAGACACCAAAGCCGTTAATCAAGGACTTGGTCTTACTTCAGGATCAACTCGCCCGCATGCTTGATGCGTTGCGCCCACCGCCAAGCCTCAAACCCGAGCGACTGGTCAATTCGCATTGCACGCTGCGCTTTTTGGGCGACGTGGAGTCATCGCGTATCGATCGTATTATTCAAGCCGTTCATGGGACAATCGAAGCTGCCCACGTTCCGCCGATCGACGTCGTTCTGACGCAATGCGGCGCTTTTACTTCGCGAGCGAAAGCTCGTGTTTTGTGGATCGGATTGGACCCGGAAGCGCCATTTCGGCAACTTCAAACGGCAATCGACGCTGGTCTGCGGATGGCAGGATTCACACCGGAAGTTGCCCAGCCGCTTCATCCGCATCTTACCCTCTTTCGGTTTCGCGAGCCTTATCGATTGCCATCGGGATTCGCGTTGCCAGACCGCTCGGGTCACTCCCCGCATGGCTCCATCAGCGAAGTTGAGCTCGTTGAAAGCAAAACGTTACCCGATGGAGCGCATCATCAAACTCTGGCGTCATTTTCGCTGTAGGGCTGGTGCGACGTATCTTTGCATATAATAATCCATGAGAATCGCGCAGTAATATAGATCATCCTCAATATATCCTCTCGTGCATACGCTCATTCTTGCATCACAATCGCCGCGCAGGGCCGCGTTAGTTCGGCTGCTCGGTGTTCGCAAGATTGAGACCATTCCAGCAAATTTGGAAGAAGTATTCGATCCGGAGCGAAATCCCGCTGAGAATGTTCGACTCCTGGCGCTCCATAAGGCGCGGCACGTTGCAGAGCAAGCCGCTGATGTGAATGCCATGGTTCTCGGAGCAGATACAACCGTCGTCGTTGAGGGTGATGTTTTGAACAAGCCACTGGATGCGGATGACGCGGTAAGGATGCTCCAGCGACTGAGCG
This region includes:
- the rocF gene encoding arginase translates to MSSTHNVRIIGFPMDLGAGRRGVDMGPSALRIAGVSERLRELGYQVHDAGDIEVQTAEVQAIEDVKLPYLPEIARACTVLAKEIERALDEGEFPLVLGGDHSMAIGSIAGLAAHCRRNGKRLGVIWIDAHSDINVPESSPSGNIHGMPVAVSLGLGAPELTGISGNYPKLDAKELVYIGLRSIDPGERDLIHRLGIEAHTMADLDKDGVFPRVSKAIAMLRDRADHIHVSFDLDSVDPTVASGVGTPVAGGLTYREAHLIMEAIADTGVMASMEVAEVNPILDVRNASAEFAVGLIASSMGKRIL
- the panC gene encoding pantoate--beta-alanine ligase; amino-acid sequence: MRTIETIAELRSAVGLAKRQQKQIGFVPTMGALHEGHLSLVRLSKQQTDLTVVSIFVNPTQFGPNEDFSRYPRTLEADSSLLVGADVDLLFLPDASEIYPNGFSTSIGIGELSQVFEGAIRPGHFDGVATIVGSLFNIVQPDLAFFGQKDAQQVAVIRKLVRDLHYPVKLVIGPTLREPDGLALSSRNRYLSPPNRKEATALWKALMEVLESLLPGTTVRDAICRGTSVFEQFAPDAKLEYLALVDSETFHPIDSFETSDWQGADDRSSDNPPTLIIAARLGETRLIDNVRIE
- a CDS encoding aspartate 1-decarboxylase; this encodes MKRIMFKSKVHRATVTQAELYYEGSLTLDSELMRAADMLPYEKVTIVNVNNGERFETYLLEGPARTGVVCLNGPAARRGAVGDEIIIITYGEYEDSESLRFHQPTVVQVDKSNNIKQITNGLEAFTMVN
- a CDS encoding NTP transferase domain-containing protein → MITPNLEPDPEPLAVVVMAAGQGKRMQDPSKPKVLYEIAAVPLIGHVLRLCAALESQITVCIVGYGRDQVSAYITEHFPEVKLAVQEEQLGTGHAVMQAERHLEGFQGDVLVLSGDVPLLTQKTVQDLLAVHRTSVAMATVLAVTMKDPAGYGRILRTESGSLDRIVEEKDATEQEREVHEINSGIYVFDARTLRDVLPRLNCTNAQGEYYLTDVFELLRAQFGLGSIAVMVTDDPIEVSGVNTKKQLEVLETEYLRRRVDTEGSE
- a CDS encoding dienelactone hydrolase family protein; amino-acid sequence: MTITTETIVLKSGPNEMNAYVARPESGRAPGLIVLQEAFGVNDHIRDVSKRLAQQGYLVIAPELFHRTAPPGFTADYTDFSLVGPHMLALTPMALAEDTLAAYDWLVKESQCDRERIGAIGFCLGGRAAFIANAELPLKAAVSFYGGGIAQQLLGRTTDQHGPMLFFWGGLDTHITPELRAAVTAAMTEAGKAFINVEISDANHGFFCDARAAYNAPAARHAWALTLSFLSSNLK
- a CDS encoding glycosyltransferase family 9 protein, yielding MQQRSSTNEFRRVSQPSILILRLSSLGDIVLTTPLVRALRERYPDSRIDFVIAKEYESLTPLFSGISQVHVFDKSTGLRGLWKLRQLLKRESFNFVLDIHNVLRTQILRRGIARKTYVVKKRTLKRWLLVRFKHDTLQGEPDIIGRYFEVAKALGVEDDGTGPQLQVSVSRIPTRIAIAPGARHWNKRWPTEYFQAVAASLIEWGYQIVFHGSAAERESIEGIRSGLPEGSLSYAGELSLLEVARSLATCAVAITNDSGLMHLAVAVGTPVVAPFGPTVRQFGFAPRDPKSVVLEIDGLYCRPCTAIGLDHCPEKHFRCMREIEPERVLASVDQITTRVST
- a CDS encoding sigma 54-interacting transcriptional regulator, translating into MNKPTTLGALRASGYEVLAVKEELRRNLIDRLRRRERLFPGVIGYDDTVIPQLVNAILARHDVILLGLRGQAKTRIARLLIELLDEWVPIVKGSEINDNPYQPLSYHAVQLVREMGDETPIEWLHRSDRYGEKLATPDVTIADMIGDIDPLKAAHQRLHYSHEGAIHFGIIPRTNRGIFTINELPDLQPRIQVGLFNLLEERDIQIRGFNIRIPLDVMMVFTANPEDYTNRGNIITPLKDRIASQIMTHYPLSMETAIAITEQEAWTARIGEEGIAVPRYFKEIIEQIAFEARKSEFIDQKSGVSARLSTSAMETLISNAERRSIVTGDSIILPRITDLAFVTAGVTGKVELVFEGEQEGMGKVARALVGKAVKEIFKKYFPDPLARDRSKPKQERYQQSQAIPKQESEYEPVLRWFAEGNIMSLTDTMKFDDYFKELSRVPKLRELTVRHMKIQEANRFELASAMEFVLDGLHQHSKLAKEEEFGRPDVTYRDMIGSIFTRPKSDPDEDDDEPLRF
- the thpR gene encoding RNA 2',3'-cyclic phosphodiesterase, encoding MPRLFFAIKTPKPLIKDLVLLQDQLARMLDALRPPPSLKPERLVNSHCTLRFLGDVESSRIDRIIQAVHGTIEAAHVPPIDVVLTQCGAFTSRAKARVLWIGLDPEAPFRQLQTAIDAGLRMAGFTPEVAQPLHPHLTLFRFREPYRLPSGFALPDRSGHSPHGSISEVELVESKTLPDGAHHQTLASFSL
- a CDS encoding Maf family protein translates to MHTLILASQSPRRAALVRLLGVRKIETIPANLEEVFDPERNPAENVRLLALHKARHVAEQAADVNAMVLGADTTVVVEGDVLNKPLDADDAVRMLQRLSGQTHTVYTGVALVDSHTKREHSFVESTDVSFRPLSENEIRSYVASGSPMDKAGAYGIQEDFGAVFVRHIDGDYYNVVGLPLCRLYVALKHFAPNLFE